The following proteins come from a genomic window of Frankia casuarinae:
- a CDS encoding maltokinase N-terminal cap-like domain-containing protein, whose protein sequence is MGDHHAELTGLLREWLPRQRWFAGKGRSGGGLRIRHDVMVFEPLRLLVVDVDYDHGPSDHYQVPVVIRSDAPFGHEGFLIGESAGGLVYDGLHDPDGSSALLSFLRRSTHRDGLVAEALEPLDILPAHAVGAEQSNTSIVYGDAYILKVFRRLWPGVNPDLEVTRALAEAGSTHVARPVAWYSGRVDGTPTTFGFLQEYLRSGTEGWRLALASVRDLYAEADLHADEVGGDFAAEAERLGTATAEVHADLARTLPTRPATADALRSLVTYLHGRLDAAVEAVAELRPFEAAIRKSYDEVTGASAQAVHPRPFQRLHGDLHLGQVLRVDSGWVLFDFEGEPVRPVADRVGLESPLRDVAGMLRSFDYAARSMLLERGDEPSLAYRAQEWADRNREAFCRGYGAAAGRDPRADAVVLRAFELDKAVYEILYEARHRPGWIGIPLSSVERLTRSSPSAG, encoded by the coding sequence ATGGGTGACCACCACGCGGAACTGACCGGCCTGTTGCGCGAGTGGCTCCCCCGGCAGCGCTGGTTCGCCGGGAAGGGCAGATCCGGGGGCGGCCTGCGGATCCGTCACGACGTCATGGTCTTCGAACCGCTACGGCTGCTCGTCGTTGACGTCGACTACGACCACGGTCCGTCGGACCATTACCAGGTTCCGGTGGTCATCCGCTCGGACGCGCCCTTCGGCCACGAGGGCTTCCTGATCGGCGAGAGTGCCGGCGGCCTGGTCTACGACGGCCTGCACGACCCCGATGGCAGCTCGGCCCTGCTGAGTTTCCTCCGCCGGTCGACACACCGCGACGGCCTCGTCGCCGAGGCGCTGGAACCACTGGACATCCTGCCCGCCCACGCCGTCGGCGCCGAGCAGTCCAACACCTCGATCGTCTACGGCGACGCCTACATCCTCAAGGTGTTCCGGCGGCTCTGGCCGGGCGTCAACCCCGATCTGGAGGTGACCCGGGCGCTGGCGGAGGCGGGCAGCACACACGTGGCCCGCCCCGTCGCCTGGTACTCCGGCCGTGTCGACGGGACACCGACCACCTTCGGATTCCTCCAGGAGTACCTGCGCAGCGGTACCGAGGGCTGGCGACTGGCGCTGGCCAGCGTGCGCGACCTGTACGCCGAGGCCGACCTGCACGCCGACGAGGTCGGCGGCGACTTCGCCGCGGAGGCCGAGCGGCTGGGTACCGCCACCGCCGAGGTGCACGCCGACCTCGCCCGGACGCTGCCGACGAGGCCCGCGACCGCCGATGCCCTGCGCTCCCTGGTGACCTACCTGCATGGCCGGCTGGATGCGGCGGTCGAGGCCGTCGCCGAGCTGCGTCCCTTCGAGGCGGCGATCCGCAAGAGCTACGACGAGGTGACGGGGGCGTCGGCGCAGGCCGTCCATCCCCGGCCCTTCCAACGGCTACACGGCGATCTGCACCTGGGTCAGGTCCTGCGGGTCGACTCGGGCTGGGTGCTGTTCGACTTCGAGGGGGAGCCAGTCCGCCCGGTCGCCGACCGTGTGGGGCTGGAATCGCCGCTGCGCGACGTCGCCGGGATGCTGCGCTCGTTCGACTACGCGGCCCGGTCGATGCTGCTCGAACGCGGTGACGAGCCGTCGTTGGCCTACCGCGCCCAGGAGTGGGCAGATCGCAACCGGGAGGCGTTCTGCCGGGGCTACGGTGCCGCGGCCGGCCGCGATCCTCGTGCGGATGCCGTGGTGCTGCGTGCGTTCGAGCTCGACAAGGCCGTGTACGAGATCCTGTACGAGGCCCGCCACCGACCGGGGTGGATCGGGATCCCGCTGTCCTCGGTGGAACGACTGACCCGGTCCAGCCCGTCGGCGGGGTAA
- a CDS encoding SigE family RNA polymerase sigma factor, translating into MTVVEGWRPVPARSDAARSDVARDADAALTALYSEHYRSLVRLAALLLDDLGLCEEVVQDAYIRVHAAWGRLQDRDKALAYLRQTVVNLARSTLRRRLVALKHAPKPMPDAASAEEGAYSLVERAAVIQALRELPRRQREAVVLRYYADMSEADAAAVMGCSVGSVKAYTSRGLSALSGKLEGLR; encoded by the coding sequence ATGACTGTCGTGGAAGGGTGGCGGCCCGTGCCTGCACGGAGCGACGCCGCCCGTAGCGATGTCGCGCGGGACGCCGATGCCGCCCTGACCGCGTTGTATTCCGAACACTATCGGTCATTGGTTCGTCTTGCAGCGTTACTACTTGACGATCTCGGCCTCTGCGAGGAGGTTGTGCAGGACGCCTACATCCGCGTCCACGCGGCCTGGGGGCGGCTCCAGGACCGGGACAAGGCCTTGGCCTACCTCAGGCAGACCGTCGTCAACCTCGCACGTTCGACACTGCGTCGTCGACTCGTCGCTCTCAAACACGCTCCCAAGCCGATGCCCGACGCCGCGAGCGCCGAGGAGGGCGCCTACTCCCTCGTCGAACGGGCGGCGGTCATCCAGGCGCTGCGCGAGCTGCCCCGCCGGCAGCGGGAGGCGGTGGTGCTGCGGTACTACGCCGACATGTCCGAGGCGGACGCCGCGGCGGTGATGGGCTGCAGTGTCGGTTCCGTCAAGGCGTACACCTCCCGGGGGCTGTCGGCGTTGAGCGGCAAGCTGGAGGGCCTGCGGTGA
- a CDS encoding acetyl-CoA C-acetyltransferase — protein sequence MPGSVIVAGVRTPFGKLSGGLKSFTATDLGGIAISGALARAGLSGDAVDYVIMGHVIQAGAGQITARQAAVAAGIPLSVPAITINKVCLSGLDAIALADTYISSGEFDLVVAGGMESMTGGPHLLRSLRSGVKYGRAELLDATEHDALFCAFDQIAMGASTERYNAGLGIGRAEQDEFGAQSHQRAAAATKNGLFDDEIVPVAVPQRRGEPLVVNQDESVRPDTTVEVLAKLRPAFDGNGTITAGSSSPISDGAAAVIVASRAKAEQLGLPILAEVGHHGFVAGPDTSLQSQPSRAILAALAKERLTPADLDLVEINEAFAAVAIQSMRDLGIGPEITNVNGGAIAIGHPVGASGARIALTLANELKRRGGGIGAAGLCGGGGQGDALVLRVPA from the coding sequence ATGCCTGGTTCCGTGATCGTGGCCGGAGTGCGGACACCGTTCGGGAAACTGTCGGGCGGGCTGAAGAGCTTCACCGCGACGGATCTCGGTGGCATCGCGATCTCGGGTGCCCTCGCGCGGGCCGGCCTGTCCGGCGACGCGGTCGATTATGTGATCATGGGGCATGTGATCCAGGCCGGTGCGGGTCAGATCACCGCCCGGCAGGCGGCGGTCGCCGCCGGCATCCCGCTGTCGGTGCCCGCCATCACGATCAACAAGGTCTGCCTGTCCGGCCTCGACGCGATCGCCCTGGCCGACACGTACATCTCCAGCGGGGAGTTCGACCTCGTCGTCGCCGGTGGGATGGAGTCCATGACCGGCGGCCCGCACCTGCTGCGCTCGCTGCGCTCCGGGGTGAAGTACGGCCGGGCCGAGCTGCTCGACGCCACCGAGCACGACGCGCTGTTCTGCGCCTTCGACCAGATCGCGATGGGGGCGAGCACCGAGCGGTACAACGCGGGGCTTGGCATCGGCCGGGCCGAGCAGGACGAGTTCGGCGCCCAGTCGCATCAGCGGGCCGCCGCCGCCACCAAGAACGGGCTGTTCGACGACGAGATCGTCCCGGTCGCGGTGCCGCAGCGCCGCGGCGAGCCGCTGGTCGTCAACCAGGACGAGAGCGTGCGTCCCGACACCACCGTCGAGGTGCTCGCGAAGCTGCGGCCGGCCTTCGACGGCAACGGCACGATCACCGCGGGTTCGTCGTCGCCGATCTCCGACGGCGCCGCCGCCGTCATCGTGGCGAGCCGGGCGAAGGCCGAACAGCTCGGCCTGCCGATCCTCGCGGAGGTCGGTCACCACGGCTTCGTGGCCGGTCCGGACACCTCCCTGCAGTCCCAGCCCTCGCGCGCCATCCTCGCGGCGCTGGCCAAGGAGCGGCTCACCCCGGCCGATCTCGACCTCGTCGAGATCAACGAGGCCTTCGCCGCGGTCGCGATCCAGTCCATGCGCGACCTCGGGATCGGCCCGGAGATCACCAACGTCAACGGCGGCGCGATCGCGATCGGTCACCCCGTCGGAGCCTCCGGTGCCCGGATCGCCCTGACCCTGGCCAACGAGCTGAAGCGCCGCGGCGGCGGGATCGGGGCCGCCGGTCTCTGCGGCGGCGGCGGCCAGGGAGACGCCTTGGTGCTGCGCGTTCCGGCGTGA
- a CDS encoding MTH1187 family thiamine-binding protein gives MLVAFSVTPIGQGEGVADLVAEAVRIVRASGLPHETTAMFTTIEGEWDEVMDVVRRATEAVSARAGRVSLVLKADLRPGVTDALHTKVAAIDRLLAGGETGADATDR, from the coding sequence ATGCTTGTTGCCTTCAGTGTCACGCCCATCGGTCAGGGCGAGGGGGTCGCGGATCTGGTCGCCGAGGCGGTCCGGATAGTGCGGGCCAGTGGGCTGCCCCATGAGACGACCGCCATGTTCACCACGATCGAAGGCGAGTGGGACGAGGTGATGGACGTCGTCCGCCGGGCCACCGAGGCGGTCTCGGCCCGTGCTGGCCGGGTGAGTCTGGTGCTGAAGGCCGATCTTCGCCCGGGAGTCACCGACGCTCTGCACACGAAGGTCGCCGCGATCGACCGGTTGCTGGCCGGGGGCGAGACCGGCGCGGACGCCACTGATCGTTGA
- the glgB gene encoding 1,4-alpha-glucan branching protein GlgB — protein MNNGDVNNGTARTGRLATGLAPDRPNPRGAATAVRNGGGRVALADRDASSASAQPGQTADDPAVPSAPPSAPPSALPADPPAVAPAVSVDLPYDDLERLVSGAHHDPHALLGAHPHPGSDATVVRVLRPDARAVTVLVGPARYPATRLHSGGVFGVAVPGMLPDYRIEVTYPDGPYLIDDPYRHLPTLGEMDLHLIIEGRHEQLWKVLGAHPRALTTPGGATVTGVSFAVWAPSARGVRLVGDFDFWDGRAFPMRSLGRSGIWELFVPGAGTGARYKYEILGFDGIWRQKADPLAFHTEVPPATASVVFASDFTWNDGAWLDRRARTAWRTEPVSVYEVHLGSWRRGLSYRELAEELTAYVVENGFTHVEMLPVAEHPFGGSWGYQVSAYYAPTARFGSPDEFRHLVDTLHRAGIGVIVDWVPAHFPRDTWALGRFDGTPLYEHPDPRRGEQPDWGTYVFDLGRPEVRNFLVANALYWFEEFHIDGLRVDAVASMLYLDYSRPEGGWLPNIHGGRENLDAVSFLQETNATVYRRFPGAMMIAEESTAWPGVTRPTHLGGLGFGFKWNMGWMHDTLDYNSRLPIHRMYHHHQMTFSMVYAYSENFILPFSHDEVVHGKGSLLRKMPGDRWAQLANLRALLAYMWAHPGKKLLFMGCEFAQDNEWNESASLEWPLLDDPAHAGVADLVRDLNGLYRTVPALYQHDADPAGFSWIDANDAENNVFSFLRWSGEDPAGGVLACVTNFAGIGHEGYRIGLPFPGRWREILNTDGYRYGGGNIGNLGSVQAVEEPHHGLDASATLTLPPLGAIWLSPA, from the coding sequence GTGAACAACGGCGACGTCAACAACGGCACGGCGCGGACGGGACGCCTGGCCACCGGGCTCGCCCCCGACCGACCGAACCCCCGAGGGGCGGCCACCGCCGTCCGCAACGGCGGTGGCCGGGTGGCGCTGGCGGACCGCGACGCATCGTCCGCCAGCGCCCAGCCTGGACAGACCGCCGACGATCCCGCCGTGCCATCGGCCCCACCATCGGCCCCACCATCGGCCCTGCCCGCAGACCCGCCCGCGGTTGCGCCCGCGGTCTCGGTCGACCTGCCCTACGACGACCTGGAGCGGTTGGTCAGCGGGGCGCATCACGACCCGCACGCGCTGCTCGGGGCGCACCCGCATCCCGGGAGCGACGCCACGGTCGTCCGGGTGCTGCGCCCCGATGCGAGGGCCGTGACCGTCCTCGTCGGGCCGGCCCGCTACCCGGCCACCCGGCTGCACAGCGGCGGGGTGTTCGGAGTGGCCGTGCCGGGAATGCTGCCCGACTACCGCATCGAGGTGACCTACCCGGACGGCCCGTACCTCATCGACGACCCCTACCGGCACCTGCCCACCCTCGGTGAGATGGACCTCCATCTGATCATCGAGGGCCGGCACGAACAGCTCTGGAAGGTGCTCGGGGCGCATCCGCGCGCGCTGACGACGCCGGGCGGCGCCACAGTCACCGGGGTCAGCTTCGCCGTGTGGGCCCCCTCCGCGCGGGGAGTGCGGCTCGTCGGCGATTTCGACTTCTGGGACGGGCGTGCCTTCCCGATGCGCTCGCTCGGCCGCTCCGGGATCTGGGAGCTGTTCGTCCCCGGCGCCGGCACCGGCGCCCGGTACAAGTACGAGATCCTCGGCTTCGACGGGATCTGGCGGCAGAAGGCGGATCCGCTGGCGTTCCACACCGAGGTGCCGCCGGCCACCGCGAGCGTGGTGTTCGCCTCCGACTTCACCTGGAACGACGGCGCGTGGCTCGACCGGCGGGCCCGGACGGCCTGGCGCACCGAGCCGGTGAGCGTCTACGAGGTCCACCTGGGCTCCTGGCGGCGCGGGTTGTCCTATCGGGAGCTCGCTGAGGAACTGACCGCGTACGTCGTCGAGAACGGCTTCACCCACGTGGAGATGCTGCCCGTGGCCGAGCATCCCTTCGGCGGCTCCTGGGGCTACCAGGTGTCGGCCTACTACGCCCCGACGGCCCGCTTCGGCAGCCCCGACGAGTTCCGCCACCTTGTGGACACGCTGCACCGCGCCGGCATCGGGGTGATCGTCGACTGGGTGCCGGCGCACTTCCCCCGGGACACCTGGGCGCTGGGCCGCTTCGACGGCACCCCCCTGTACGAACATCCCGATCCACGCCGCGGTGAACAGCCCGACTGGGGTACCTACGTCTTCGATCTGGGCCGCCCCGAGGTACGCAACTTCCTCGTGGCAAACGCCCTGTACTGGTTCGAGGAATTCCACATCGACGGGCTACGCGTCGACGCGGTCGCCTCGATGCTGTACCTCGACTACTCCCGGCCGGAGGGCGGCTGGCTGCCCAACATCCACGGCGGCCGGGAAAACCTCGACGCCGTCTCGTTCCTGCAGGAGACCAACGCCACCGTCTACCGCCGTTTCCCGGGCGCAATGATGATCGCGGAGGAGTCGACCGCGTGGCCCGGGGTCACCCGCCCCACCCACCTCGGCGGCCTGGGCTTCGGCTTCAAATGGAACATGGGGTGGATGCACGACACCCTCGACTACAACTCCCGGCTGCCGATCCACCGCATGTACCACCACCATCAGATGACCTTTTCGATGGTGTACGCCTACTCGGAGAACTTCATCCTGCCGTTCAGCCACGACGAGGTGGTCCACGGCAAAGGTTCACTGCTACGCAAGATGCCCGGCGACCGCTGGGCACAGCTCGCGAACCTGCGGGCGCTGCTCGCCTACATGTGGGCGCATCCCGGCAAGAAGCTGCTCTTCATGGGCTGCGAGTTCGCCCAGGACAACGAGTGGAACGAGTCCGCGTCCCTCGAATGGCCCCTGCTGGACGATCCCGCCCACGCCGGTGTCGCGGACCTCGTGCGCGACCTGAACGGTCTCTACCGGACGGTCCCGGCCCTGTACCAACACGACGCCGACCCGGCGGGCTTCTCCTGGATCGACGCGAACGACGCGGAGAACAACGTCTTCTCGTTCCTGCGGTGGTCGGGCGAGGACCCGGCGGGCGGCGTGCTGGCCTGCGTCACCAACTTCGCCGGCATCGGGCACGAGGGCTACCGCATCGGGCTGCCGTTCCCCGGCCGCTGGCGCGAGATACTCAACACCGACGGGTACCGCTACGGCGGCGGCAACATCGGCAATCTCGGCTCGGTCCAGGCTGTCGAGGAGCCGCATCACGGTCTCGACGCCTCAGCAACCCTGACGCTGCCGCCTCTCGGGGCCATCTGGCTCTCCCCCGCCTAG
- a CDS encoding sensor histidine kinase: MGSRILLDALTDLAVVVGTDGRVTDMGAAARAFLGDRVPRVPHLRDLVDVVDPAFRLALGEAVTAALGRTGQWRGSVGLVDLAGATVPHHVTVRVDPEGGLVVVARDTSDQRAREVAENESRAKDELIARLGHELRTPLNAMLGFAQLLELEPLTPDLHDDVERIITGGRHMQALIDDVLDLARLRAGRGDINKGPVNVLDIVQGVVELVEPLAAQRSIRRVIHPALPLVADADRRRLWQVLLNLVGNALKYGREGGSVRVGIVPITGSRIRIEVEDDGAGLSPRAIDRLFRPFERLGAERSGIEGSGLGLALSHALVTAMGGVLTVASRYGVGSVFAVVLDAVDLRFEDLDDDSGFVGSYGGLPGRSGESGTVTLGRPPTPGGLRVVHVSGDPALRSLVAETLTDFLAADTVTVPRAGLALDAVRGARPAFILLDRDLPDTTAAELLAQLAADPTAGVIPALVLSEDTDPRERAYLRRAGAVDVLKIPLDPGALVAAAAALTTAMTAPS; this comes from the coding sequence GTGGGGTCACGCATCTTGCTCGACGCGCTGACGGACCTGGCTGTGGTCGTCGGCACGGATGGTCGTGTCACCGACATGGGTGCCGCCGCCCGCGCCTTCCTCGGTGACCGGGTTCCCCGCGTCCCCCATCTGCGCGATCTTGTCGACGTCGTCGATCCCGCGTTCCGCCTCGCTCTCGGTGAGGCGGTGACGGCCGCGCTGGGGCGGACCGGGCAGTGGCGTGGCTCGGTGGGACTCGTCGACCTGGCCGGGGCCACCGTGCCCCATCACGTGACGGTCCGGGTCGACCCGGAGGGCGGGCTGGTCGTCGTCGCTCGGGACACCAGCGACCAGCGCGCCCGCGAGGTCGCCGAGAACGAGTCACGGGCCAAGGACGAACTGATCGCCCGGCTCGGCCACGAACTGCGGACCCCGCTGAACGCCATGCTGGGCTTCGCGCAGCTGCTGGAACTCGAACCGCTCACCCCCGACCTCCACGACGACGTCGAGCGGATCATCACCGGTGGCCGCCACATGCAGGCGTTGATCGATGACGTGCTGGACCTGGCCAGGCTCCGCGCGGGCCGGGGGGACATCAACAAGGGGCCGGTCAACGTCCTCGACATCGTCCAGGGCGTGGTGGAGCTCGTCGAACCGCTCGCGGCGCAGCGCAGCATCCGGCGGGTGATCCATCCGGCGCTGCCGCTCGTCGCCGACGCGGACCGCCGCCGCCTGTGGCAGGTCCTGCTCAACCTTGTCGGTAACGCGCTGAAGTACGGCCGGGAGGGCGGCAGCGTGCGCGTCGGCATCGTGCCCATCACCGGCTCGCGGATCCGTATCGAGGTCGAGGACGACGGCGCGGGGCTCTCCCCCCGGGCGATCGACCGACTGTTCCGGCCCTTCGAGCGCCTCGGCGCCGAGCGCAGCGGAATCGAGGGCAGCGGGCTGGGCCTCGCGCTGTCCCACGCCCTGGTCACGGCGATGGGCGGGGTGCTTACCGTCGCCAGCCGGTACGGCGTGGGAAGCGTGTTCGCCGTCGTGCTCGACGCGGTCGACCTGCGTTTCGAGGATCTCGATGATGACAGCGGGTTCGTGGGCAGTTACGGTGGCCTCCCAGGTCGCTCCGGCGAGTCCGGCACGGTCACCCTCGGCCGTCCTCCCACACCCGGCGGCCTGCGGGTCGTGCACGTCAGTGGCGATCCCGCCCTGCGTTCCCTGGTCGCCGAGACCCTCACCGATTTCCTGGCTGCGGACACCGTGACCGTTCCCCGCGCCGGTCTCGCCCTCGACGCGGTGCGGGGGGCCCGGCCGGCGTTCATCCTGCTCGACCGGGACCTGCCCGACACGACCGCGGCCGAGCTGCTCGCCCAGCTCGCGGCGGACCCGACCGCCGGCGTCATCCCGGCCCTGGTCCTCAGCGAGGACACCGACCCCCGCGAGCGGGCGTACCTGCGCCGAGCCGGCGCCGTGGACGTCCTGAAGATCCCGCTGGATCCCGGCGCCCTAGTCGCCGCGGCAGCCGCGCTCACCACCGCGATGACCGCCCCGAGCTGA
- a CDS encoding tetratricopeptide repeat protein, with protein sequence MQRRPPVPSRSPRGAGGAGRLPESLGGLRLAGAVPLDPKPATPPPPASSAATAAPDARPGAPAGPVVIDVTEASFATDVVSRSMQVPVVLDFWASWCGPCKQLSPILEKLAAADGGRWILAKIDVDANPGLAQAADVQGIPAVKAVIGGRIIGEFTGAVPEREVRSWLDQLLSLVGEAMGAVPGAAAAGGPARDPHVAAAEAALARGDFDTAVESYRIRLTEAPADPEALTGLARAELLRRVHGYDPVDVRNRLVANPDDVEAAVAAADLGIAQGDVAGALAGLVEVVRRTAGPERERVRAHLVGLFQALGDEEPAVAPARRSLAAALF encoded by the coding sequence ATGCAACGTAGGCCACCAGTCCCATCCAGATCGCCGCGCGGTGCGGGAGGCGCGGGACGTCTGCCCGAAAGCCTCGGCGGTCTGCGCCTCGCCGGCGCCGTCCCGCTCGACCCCAAGCCGGCGACCCCGCCTCCCCCCGCCAGCAGCGCCGCCACGGCCGCGCCGGACGCCCGTCCCGGCGCGCCAGCCGGGCCCGTGGTCATCGACGTCACCGAGGCGAGCTTCGCCACCGACGTGGTCAGCCGGTCGATGCAGGTTCCCGTAGTGCTGGACTTCTGGGCCTCCTGGTGCGGCCCGTGCAAGCAGCTCAGCCCGATCCTGGAGAAGCTCGCCGCGGCGGACGGCGGCCGGTGGATCCTCGCCAAGATCGACGTCGACGCGAACCCGGGCCTCGCGCAGGCCGCCGACGTGCAGGGCATCCCCGCGGTGAAGGCGGTGATCGGCGGGCGGATCATCGGAGAGTTCACCGGCGCCGTGCCCGAACGGGAGGTGCGGAGCTGGCTCGATCAGCTGCTCTCCCTGGTCGGCGAGGCGATGGGCGCAGTCCCGGGCGCGGCAGCCGCGGGCGGCCCCGCCCGTGACCCACATGTGGCGGCGGCCGAGGCGGCGCTTGCCCGTGGCGACTTCGACACCGCGGTCGAGTCCTACCGCATCCGGCTCACCGAGGCGCCCGCGGATCCCGAGGCCCTGACCGGGCTCGCGCGGGCCGAACTGCTGCGCCGGGTGCATGGGTACGATCCGGTGGACGTCCGCAACCGGCTGGTGGCGAATCCGGACGACGTCGAGGCCGCGGTTGCCGCGGCCGACCTGGGCATCGCGCAGGGAGACGTGGCCGGGGCCCTCGCTGGTCTCGTCGAGGTCGTCCGCCGGACGGCGGGACCGGAGCGGGAAAGGGTCCGAGCGCACCTCGTCGGGCTGTTCCAGGCGTTGGGTGACGAGGAGCCCGCGGTGGCCCCGGCTCGACGCTCCCTGGCAGCCGCTCTCTTCTGA
- a CDS encoding cupin domain-containing protein yields MTRIDDPATLADDLVRELGLEEHPEGGWYRRTWASPDQIDAHGGRRPVMTSILFLLRPGEVSGWHRVASAEIWLWQGGGALDLTLGGPGRAPVAADRRILGPDLAAGQAPQLVVPAGEWQTAVPRDGQHVLVGCVVAPGFDFLDFELFPASGAVRGGPVRSARGGHRGGERGCRGD; encoded by the coding sequence ATGACCCGCATCGACGACCCCGCGACGCTGGCCGACGACCTGGTGCGGGAGCTTGGTCTCGAAGAACATCCCGAGGGCGGCTGGTACCGCCGGACCTGGGCCAGTCCCGACCAGATCGACGCACATGGCGGCAGGCGCCCCGTCATGACGTCCATCCTGTTCCTGCTGCGTCCGGGAGAGGTGTCCGGCTGGCATCGGGTGGCCTCGGCCGAGATCTGGCTCTGGCAGGGCGGCGGGGCCCTCGATCTCACTCTCGGCGGGCCGGGCCGGGCGCCGGTCGCCGCCGACCGGCGGATCCTCGGGCCCGATCTGGCCGCGGGCCAAGCGCCGCAGCTCGTCGTGCCGGCCGGCGAATGGCAGACCGCGGTCCCGCGCGATGGACAGCACGTCCTGGTCGGCTGCGTGGTGGCGCCTGGCTTCGACTTTCTGGACTTCGAGCTCTTCCCCGCATCAGGCGCCGTTCGGGGCGGCCCGGTCAGGTCAGCTCGGGGCGGTCATCGCGGTGGTGAGCGCGGCTGCCGCGGCGACTAG
- a CDS encoding FG-GAP repeat domain-containing protein: MSGLEPEELARLLTEAVEPIRPSPDAYRQIRAGIDRRRRWRLPLMTAGGMVMAALIGLAVVALRPPPSSNELVEPAVPPLVTAPVTGPSRTPVAPSTGGTGRSARAGGGSGGGAATWSATTPPTALPSTSVSSPPVTAGSSASPTTVTQDSPQLPTAVVKPAVAGDVDGDGRSDQVRATGSKLEVVFSRDGTVGQVDLGAIVVPLHYTVVDIDANGFGEILVQTTSRSGMDNYALVRYASLDTLASVSLPAQLTLAAGVQGNVGAGFRCMDRALRINSGTSTDGSLFTVATTILALTPEGLAAQDSRSDQVRLPADPATSPFVAACGQLS; encoded by the coding sequence GTGAGTGGTCTGGAACCGGAGGAGCTCGCCCGCCTGCTCACCGAGGCGGTGGAGCCCATCCGGCCCTCGCCGGACGCTTACCGGCAGATCCGTGCCGGGATCGACCGTCGGCGCCGGTGGCGTCTGCCGCTGATGACGGCGGGCGGGATGGTCATGGCCGCGCTCATCGGGCTCGCCGTGGTGGCGCTGCGGCCCCCTCCGTCGAGCAACGAGCTCGTCGAGCCAGCCGTCCCGCCGCTCGTGACCGCACCCGTGACGGGGCCGAGCCGGACACCCGTCGCGCCCTCGACCGGCGGCACCGGCCGTTCTGCCAGGGCCGGCGGTGGGTCCGGAGGGGGAGCGGCGACCTGGTCGGCGACTACCCCGCCGACCGCCCTCCCGAGCACCAGCGTGTCCTCCCCGCCCGTCACGGCCGGTTCGTCAGCCAGTCCGACGACGGTGACCCAGGACAGCCCTCAGCTGCCGACGGCCGTCGTGAAGCCGGCGGTGGCGGGCGACGTCGACGGCGACGGCCGTTCCGACCAGGTGCGGGCGACCGGGAGCAAACTCGAGGTCGTGTTCTCCCGGGACGGAACTGTCGGGCAGGTCGACCTGGGCGCGATCGTGGTGCCCCTGCACTACACGGTCGTCGACATCGACGCCAACGGGTTCGGCGAGATCCTGGTGCAGACCACGTCGAGGAGCGGGATGGACAACTACGCGCTGGTGCGCTACGCCAGTCTCGACACGCTGGCCTCCGTCTCCCTGCCGGCTCAGCTCACCCTCGCCGCCGGAGTTCAGGGCAACGTCGGCGCCGGGTTCCGCTGCATGGACCGGGCCCTGCGGATCAACAGCGGGACCTCGACCGACGGTTCGCTGTTCACCGTGGCCACGACCATCCTGGCGCTGACCCCGGAGGGCCTGGCCGCCCAAGACAGCCGGTCCGACCAGGTACGCCTGCCGGCGGACCCGGCCACCTCGCCGTTCGTGGCAGCCTGCGGCCAGCTGTCCTGA